The genomic DNA TTCCGTCATGTCGTTCAGGATCAAATTTTTCCCCGGATATGACAGCTGTGAGCCTGCAGGTCTGTTCGCTCTCCGGCTGGCCATCTTCGCAGACCAGCTCATTGATGTGGATGGTCTTTCCTATAAAGCCATACGCATCGAAATGAAATATCAGTTCATTCAGCCATGAAACCAGGAGCCCGTCGAGGGAATGGCTTTCAACCGCCGGCGTGACTGTTTCTTTTTCTTTTATAAAATCGGGGTCTGTAATCAGGCTGTACATGCCGGCTGCGGCATTAACGAACGCCTCTTTGCTGCTCCTCCCGAACGCTCTGAGTCCGACATCACCTGATATATCAAGGACGGTATATTTCTCCATGAATAAAATATCATCCCGGGAATCCGGGACAATAAACGAATGCCCGGGGATGGCGATCCCTATTTCTTGCCTGTTTCCTGTTTCGGCTTCTGTTGCGGTTCAGCTTCCTGACCCGGTTTTTCCTGCTTTTCCTCCGCTGCGCCGAGTTTGGAAACCGCGTCCCTGTTTATCTCAACCTTGTAGGCTTTTTTCAGGTCCTCGATATACGTATCAAAAAACTCTTTCTGTTTTTCGGCGGAAAGTCGCTGCATCAGCACATGCTGAATCTTGTCAAACTCTACCGGTTTCCCCATTTTCTTGTCTGTTGTCTTGATGAGATGGTATCCGAACCTTGTTTTCACAGGCCCGCTTACTTCTCCGGGTTTCAGTTTTGCCGCTGCTGATTCGAACTCCGGAACCATCTGGCCTGCGGAGAAGAATCCGAGATCCCCGCCATTGGGCGCGGAACCGGGGTCTATCGAAAGCTTCTTTGCAAGTGCGGAAAAATCCTCACCTTTCTTGAGTCTTTCCTGTACCTTTTTCGCTTCCTCTTCGGTCTTTACCAGGATATGGCTGGCCCTGATCTGGCTGACAGATGCGAGTTCCTCCTTGTGTTTTTCATAATAATCCTTTACGTCCTTTTCCGTAACCTTTGTCTTCTCCTCGATCTCTTTTTCGAGGAGCTGGCTGATGAGCGTCAGTTTCCTGAACTCTTCAACCTTTTTCTGGAATTCAGTGTCTTTGTCAAGCCCCCTCTTTACCGCCTCCTGATACAGCATTTCCTTCTTGATAAGCTCGTCGAGAAACTGCTCCTTGCCCTTACTGTCCTCGAACATCTTCTGTGCAAAATCGGGAAGATTCTTGAATTCCCTTTCGAGATCATTCTGTGTGATTTTTGTATTTCCGACCTTTGCGAGATAAGGCCCTTTCTGTTCCCCCTTTTGTGCACACGCAGCAAGGAGGGAAATGCTGAAGACAAGAACCAATAACTTTCTCATGAACTCCTCCTGTTCGATGAATTTTACTTTTATAGCATAAGATACATTCTTTTTGACACATAAAAATTTTTGTGATAGAGTAACTGAATTTACCGGTATTCCCATGGTGCGGAAGAAATCTCATACATTGTTCCAAAAAGCAGGCACGCTAATCCCGGGCGGTGTCAACAGCCCTGTCCGGGCTTTCAGGGCTGTCGGAGGAAATCCGGTATTCATCCGGAAGGCAAAAGGATCAAAGCTCTATGATGTGGACGGCAATGTCTACATAGACTATGTGCTTTCCTGGGGTCCCCTTATCCTCGGGCACGCGCACGCAAAGGTTGTCAGCGCCCTCAAGAAGGCTGTGGAAAATGGCACAAGTTATGGTGCGCCCACTTCCCTCGAAATCCAGCTTGCTGAACTGGTCCTGAAAGCCTATCCTTCAATGGACAAGGTGAGGATGGTAAATTCCGGCACAGAGGCAACCATGAGCGCCATTAGGGTTGCGCGCGGATTTACCGGAAGGGATAAGATAATAAAATTTGAGGGATGCTATCACGGACATGCCGACGGACTGCTCGTAAAAGCCGGCTCCGGTGCAACAACCTTCGGTGTTCCGGATAGTCCGGGTGTCCCGAAATCATATGCAAAAAATACAATAACACTGCCTTTCAATGATATCAGCGCGCTCACCTCAGTTATCAGGAATGAATGGAAATCCCTTGCCTGTGTCATTCTTGAACCTGTCGTCGGAAACATAGGCTGCGTGCTCCCGAAGCCCGGGTTCCTCGAATCTCTCAGGAGATTGACCAATGATCACGGCATTGTCCTGATATTTGACGAGGTGATGACAGGGTTCAGGGTATCATATGGAGGAGCACAGGAATCCTTCGGAATCACGCCTGATATGACCTGCCTTGGCAAGGTTATCGGAGGCGGTCTTCCTGTCGGTGCGTATGGCGGGAAAAAGGAGATCATGTCAATGGTGTCACCTGAAGGCCCTGTATACCAGGCAGGCACACTCTCCGGGAATCCGCTCGCGATGACTGCCGGGATTGAGACCCTGAAGATTCTCGCCAGAAAGGATACATACAGGAAACTTGAAAATACCGCCGCACTCCTTGAGCGCGGACTCAGAGATGCTGCAAAATCATCCGGAGTCAGTACCCGATTCTACCGTGCCGGCACTATGTTCTGCACCTATTTTACCAACACCGATGTAGTCGACTATGCAACTGCAAAGACTTCCGACACTGCGCGGTTCTCCAGGTTTTTTGCTTCCATGCTCGAACACGGTGTATATCTCGCACCGTCACAGTTTGAGTCCGGATTCATATCCCTCGCCCATACCCCGCACGATATCGAGAAAACCGTGAAGGCCGCATACAGGTCATTCACTGCACTCAGGTAAGCACTCCCTTTGTAATTATGTCGTTTCAGTCGTTTTATCCGGTTTATTTATTCCATGCCTGTGCTAAAATCTTAGAAAGGAAAAGAATATGGGTTTTTCTAATTTCAGGGAGTATATGCAGGCATGGATTGTCGGGCTGCATCTTGTCTTATCCACCTTTATCGGCCTCGCAATGGGGTATGGCCTCGATTATCTTATGGACAGATGGTTCGGCTGGCATACAAAGCCCTGGCTGACAGTCATTTTTCTCATATTCGGCATCATTGCAGGGTTTAAAGAACTCTACCTGATGGCCAGGAAAGCAGACCGTGATTCAGATAAAAAGAATTTATAAGCAGGGCATCCCCATTCTCGTTGCGCTGGCCTCTCTCTCAGCGCTCATGGAATGGAAAAAGTTTCCGGTCAGTATTCTTGTCGGAGGCATCCTCGGTCTCGCAAACCTGAAAGGACTCGCCTGGGGACTGAGGGATTTCGGCAGTCACCCCAGTCCGAGCGGCAAGGTGATTTTTCTAAGTCTGGTCAGGTTTTTTATCCTCGCCTGTATCCTGATTGTGCTGGTCATAGCAAAACTGATCAATCCTGTGGGAGTCCTGATAGGATTCACCGTAGTATTTGTGCTGGTCTTGATTGAGGGGCTGCGTATCGCACGTGAGTCATCTAGACAAAGCATCCATGATGACGGGAACCCGCAGCCATGAATCAGATGCTTCTGGAAGGACCGTTTATCCCTGTCATTTTTGAAATCTGATATCACTCAGTCTGTTTTTTTCACATGTATATGATATGCACTTTAAGGATGCTAACCCGTTGCACCATTTGCAGTGCGTACCATCGATGCATGCGTTTCTTGTTTTATTAAAATCTTATATGTTTATATAAACATACTTAAATAAAAGTTTTAAAGGAGGCGTATTATGGATTCCCAGGAACTGCTGAAGCAGGCGCAGGTGCTTCTCGCTGAAGGCAAGGATGCAGAAAGCGCTGATGCCTTTACAAAAGCTCTCGAAGCAGGGGCAGACCCGTATATATGCTATTTGAGCCGCGGAGTCGCCTATATCAAAATGCAGGAAATAGACAAGGCGGTTGATGATTTCAGTCAGGCTGCAAACGCCAACAGTCAAAGCCCGAGGGCCTATTTGTATCGCGGCATGGCATACATGATGAAGGTGGAATTTGAAAATGCAGTGGCAGATTTTACGAGGGCACTGGAACTCAAGACCGACTTTGGCATGGCAATGTTTGCACGGGGGGTGTCCTATGCGAGACTTGGCAGATTCGAAGAGGCATCACGCGATATGATGACTGTTATGCCGCAGATGGAACAGAACCTCCAGAGTTTTGCCGATTCCTACGGGATTGTGAGAACAGAAATGTGGAAAGTAATGGCACAGCTTTCGGGGGAGGCAAAGACACCGACACTTGACCTGAATGAGAAAGACATGAACACCCTGAAAAAGTGGCTTGGTGATGCATAGAAGCTGCTAATTCTGCAAAGATTTCATGAACTCAGAGAATCTTGGGTCTCCCTGGGTCAGTTCAATACCCATCCCGTTTTTGCGTTCTATCAAATTGACATTGCGGACATATTTGACTATGCCGTGCAACCTGCACACACTGTCATCCAGCAGTCTTAGGTTGATTGCGACTGATGTCCCTACAGGAAAGTTTCTCTGAGATCTGATAAAAAAGCCTTTTTGAGATACCCTCACGGTGATTCCCTGAATCATATAATCCCGGAAGTGTATTTCTGCGGGCAGTTTCACCAAATACCGTTGATGCTGCCTTTTTATTCCCACAATGTAATACTATCAACTTTTGCGTGCCGAAACCAGTAAATTGTGGGGGGGCTAGTGGCAGGCAGTCTCGCTCCGATTATTCAAAAACTGTGTGTACGATGACAGGAGAGAGTATTTTCGCCCAGGCCCGTTTTTCACAACGAGATCGACACGGCCTCATTTCACTCTTCCTTGCGATGGCAGCATAATAAAACAAGCGCCTGTTATGCAACAGGTATTAAACAGTTGAAATGCGTATCCCCTATTTGGGACATTCAGATTTGAACGGATCCGGTTTTTGCGTTATAGTTGTTCCTGGAAATCGATTCCGCAATGAATACTCATGACTGAACAGAAACACAGATGGCGGTTTGCGATCGACAGGGGCGGGACTTTTACCGACATCGTTGCCCTCCATGCCAGTACCCGGCAGCTTGCCCAGTCCATGATCGCTATAAGATAGCAGAATCCCCTATACATCGGCAGATACGTTATATCTGCTGCCCAGCACTGATTGGCTTTAGTGATTTCAGAGCTGGCTGGGAAAAACTGGACAGGTGTTGAATCTTCTTAGTAAATTCATTATCTGTTGAAACTCCAAAAGAAATTTCCATAAACAGGACCATTGTATGGATAGTTGGTATACCCTCCGCTACACAACCTATAAGGTGAGTAATCAAGCTTCTTTACAACAGGACATATCACTCCTCTTTCTTTCCAGCAATTAATACCGCAGTAGGCACCCGTTGGTGAATACATTGGAACAAATCTATAACAACCATCAGTTCCCCACTGCGGGTTCCAATACCACTCAAGTTTACCTGCTCTAAATTCTTGTCCACTTTGAGAAGCCCAAAAAGAATTCCAGATTCCAGAAGATGTGCATGTTCCATTGCATTTTTCACCACTCATAGTTCCATAAAGGCATTTCCCAGCAATAGGGTCTGGTACTCTACCATTAAATACATCCTCATATACTTTTGCGGAGCCCGAAGTGTAACTGCCAATCTTCAATCCCTCATAGACTCCTTTCTCTATAACGTAATAATAACGCTTGTGTAGAGCAGTTACATCACCAGCAGGAATTGTATAGCCAGGTGCGTTATGGAAACAATATTGAGTCCCAACGCAATCTATGGTACCACTCAAAATATTTACCCGGGTTCTGATATTCCAGCCGACTGCACGCATCATCCCAACAGTACCTGAACCGAAGGAACCAGCCTTTTCAGCCTCTCCATTAATAGTCCAGACCATATAGTATCTAGCTTTACATGCCCAATCGGTTGAACTGCAATATGGAGATGTGTCTCTTATATCTGCAGCTGATACTGTACCAGATTTCAAACTCTCACCATCTTTTGAATTTTCACTTTTAAAAAAGATATCCTTTTGAAGCTTACTCCCAGGAATTTTATATTTTGTTGGTAAAGGTGCTCTATAGCCGCCAGTATCACTGAATTTCAAGTATTTTTTGTATTCCTCTTCTGCCTTTTTGAGCTTGCCCATTCTTTCCAATGCAAAGCCCTTGAGAAAGTAAGTATAAGAATAATCTTCAGAAGGGTTAAGTTGTTGCAGTATACATAATGCCTCCTTATTTTTCCCTCTGTCTAACAGATACTCTGCATATTCCACGACGGGATTAATGTCCCCATCCTGCCTTATGGTTAAAACCTTCTCAAAAAATTCTTCCGCCTTTGGATCATTTAGCTTGGAAAGTACCTTAGCATAATTGAGATATGTGTAGGTTATAGTTGGGGTTATCAACCGAGAAAAATATTTATCCACCCGTTTGCGATCACCCACGATGGAAAGGACTTCGGTCATCTCATCTACGTAGTGCATCCCTATAAAGGGGTTGCCCTCTATTGCATGCACAGCTCCCAGATCCTCAGCCTGTGTAAATGCATCAGCCGCCTTCTCCAGGTATTCTTTTCTCTGGCTATGGTAGTATAATTCCCTATAGATTCTACCTAACCCTTCATAAAGATGGCGACTTTCAGGATACTTATCTCTCATAGAAAGCAATCGTCCCACTGACTTCTCAAGCCATACTACTATAGACTCGCCTTCTGTATCTATCGGCTCACCAAAACCCCGGCGCTTAATTGAATGTTTTACCTTCTCAACTTCTTCGAGGTACGCACGTAACGCTTCAACTGATTCATTCCTGTCTGGAAGATTGCTTGCCTTAACAAATTCAGTGTTCTCAATAAATGCTTCAACTTCCGGTGAGAAAGGCGATGGCATTTGGGCAACCTCTTTCTCTTCCTCAACAACCTTAGGCGTTGTTACTGCAAAGCCATCTGCTATTCTTTCCTCAGTTACTTCCGCTGCTATAACCTGTTGGTTGGGAAACAGTACAAGACAAACGATAGTTATTACTGCTTCCAAAAGCCAATGTCTTTTCGTAAACATAGTTATTCCTCCTCCTGAACTATTGATGTTTTTTAAAGTTCCAAATCATCTTTTTTTGGATACTATAATATTCTTACTAAATCTTATGGGATATTTAACAAATTCTTGAATTATTCGTGAAAGCATAATTAACCTATTATATGATTAGTCACAGATTAGAAATAAATTACCAAAATTCAGCGATAAATAACTCAAACGTCTGGTAAACAGGTCATCTCTGAAAGGTGTGTGACAATCTCAGATGATAAGACGAGATTCTTTCTGCTTCGGTCGTTCCAGCGACTCGCTGATGAGGGCGGACCCACTAAGGAAGATGCTCCGTCCTGACTGAGTACATGGGACACATTCAGGATAATGCCGAGTACGCGGTTAAAAAAGCTCTTCAGAAGTTTCTTGGGCACGATAACAATTTCTTCGGAGCATTTGCAGATCATCTGGACGACGGGACTCCTGTGAAGGCAACAGTATCAATTGACGGAGGGGATGACCCTCCTTCCACGCTCACGATCACCGTAGATTTTACCGGCACCGGTACGCAGCATCCGGAACGATAATCTGAACGCACCGGTCTCTGTTACCCGTTCTGCAGTCCTGTATGTGCTCAGGGTGATTACGGGTGCTGACATCCCGCTGAACAGCGGTTGCCTCAATCCTGTTGAAATGATTATCCCCGCGGGAACATTACTTGCCCCTGCATATCCGTCTCCTGTGGCAACCGGCAATGTGGAAACTTCCCAGCGGGTCGTTGATGTCCTTCTCGGTGCATTCGGCATTGCTTCGGCATCCCAGGGAACGATGAATAACCTGCTTTTTCAGGTCAACGGGGAGCAGCCATATTATGAGACCATAGCCGGAGGAGCCGGGGCAATCGATGGATGCAGGGGAGCCTCAGGTATCCAGGTACATATGACCAATACGAGGATTACCGACCCTGAAATCCTGGAATTCCGGCATCCGGGGGTAAGGCTCGAACGGTTTACCCTGCGGAAAAATTCCGGTGGCAACGGGAAGTTTCCCGGCGGTGACGGGGTAATCAGGGAGATACAGTTCCTAAGGCACGCAATCGTTGCGATTCTCTCCGAAAGAAGAATTTATCCTCCTTACGGAATCAGAGGGGGAAAGCCGGGCAAAAAAGGCGTGAATATGCTGAAAAAGGCTGACGGCAGCAGTGAAGTTCTTGGTCACAGGGCTGTTCTTGAAGTCTGTCCGGGAGATGCGATAATTATTGAAACACCGGGGGGAGGAGGGTACGGACCCCCCGGGAATACGATGAATCAGGAATAATCCTATGAGGCATTCAGAACTTTAAGGTTCCTCAGCCGGTTTGGATGCTTGAGTTTTCTCATGGCTTTTGCCTCTATCTGCCTGACCCGCTCACGGGTAATAGAGAGACGTCTCCCGACTTCTTCAAGCGTATGGTCTCTTTCAGCGCCGATACCGAATCTCATCCTGATCACTTCCTCTTCCCGTGGTGTGAGCGTGTGCAGGACTTCGAGGATCTGTTCGGTAATGTTGTTCTTTTCCATATCAGCGTATGGAGACGGAGTATTGCTGTCCCCGATGAAATCCTCGAGCGTTGCGTCTTCATCTCCGATAATGGTCTGAAGGGCTACCGGGTCCTGCATCGCCCTGAACACCTCCTCAATTTTCCTGGAAGGCACCTCGAGTCTTTCGGCAATTTCTTCAACAGAGGGCTCCCTGCCGAGATACGTCACAAGGTCTTTGGACGTCCTGGTAATCTTGTTGCAGAGTTCCATAACGTGGACAGGAACCCTAATGGTCTTTGTCTGATCAATGAGCGCCCTTGTGATCGACTGCCGGATCCACCAAGTAGCATAGGTGCTGAACTTGAAGCCGCGCTTGTAGTCGAATTTGTCTATCGCCTTCATGAGGCCGATATTTCCCTCCTGGATGAGATCGAGGAGCGAGAGGCCCCTTCCGAGATAATGCTTGGCAATATTGACCACCAACCTCAGATTGTGGGTTATCAGCGCATTCTTCGCCTCATCAACAAGGGCCCTTGCCCTTGAGATTCTCTCATATGTTGTTTTCAGTTCTTCAAATCTGCTTCCTGACTCTGTCTCAATGCGTTTTCTGACATCATGAAATGCCTTCACAATATTCTTTATCTTGTCACCGCCTGCAGCTGTTTTTCTTTTTCCCCTCACGAATCTCCTGACATCCTGCAGATCCCCGTTTCCGCCGAGGAGTCTTTCCGTATTGCGCACTTCAAGCATAAGAGCGTCAAGTACTTCCAGGCTTTTTCTGAGCGCCTCATCCGCCAGTTCCTCCGGTGTCTGATATGTATCCCTGTGATCCCAGTCTTCCAGATCCTTTTTTATTCTCCTGTACATCGGAAGCGAGGCAATCGTTTCCCGGAGTATCTTTTTTCCCTGTTCTATGCTCCTTGCGAGTTCCCCCTCTTCATCCTTGGAGAGCACAGAAATATCTCCCATGGAGCGGAAATATGCCTGGACGAGGTCTTCGGTCTTTTCATCACCTTCCCGCTCCCCTACAGCATCATCCTCTTCATTTTCCGTTACCGTATCATGACTCTCCACGACCTGCACGCCCATATCACTGAGAAGAGCCAGAAGGTCCTCCAGTTCGTCCTGCGATGCAAATTCCGAAGGAAATGCCTCGTGTATTTCATTGTAAGAAATAACCCCGCGTCTTTTTCCCAGATCTATAATCTCTTCAAAAATATCCCAGTCTTTCATGGCCATATTCCCCTCTTTCATTCCTTATCCCTGGATGGTCTCGTATCTTCCGGAATCAGAATGGGAACGAATTCCTCGTGTCTGACAAGCGCCTTCTCGATGTCAAGCCGGTTCCATATATCCGCAAGGGCCCTCGCTATTTTCTGGAGAATATTATTCATCATAAATTGTTTTTGCAATATTCGTACCACCTGATCCCTGCATTTCCTATATTCTGCGAGTTGTATTACTCTTATTTTATACTATATCTATATTATTTAATATGCAAATCGTATACCACATTCTTGCTATGTGTACCAGCCATAAGCAGCCGGAGTAATGATGATCTGCAATCGCGCATCAACACACAGCCCATGTATTCACAATTTCTTGCTCAATACAGAAGAGATGCAATATCATCGCTCATTCTCGGTCCGCGTTGCAGACCTCCGAGGTACAGAGTGTTCTTCGCTTTATGGCATCGAACACTCTGTAAATCCGCGCTGATACCGCATCTCTTCTGTTATTCCACGCTTCAGTAATACTCTGGGCTAGGAATGTTCCTCTGAAATTGTGTAGCGGACTTCCTATGAATAGGTAATTTGCGTTATATTCTGTGGAGTATAGTGTTCTGCGATTCTGGAGGAGAGTATCTGTCAGTCCTGAAACAGATCCGTGCTCAGATAGCGTTCACCGGTGCTTGGAAGAATTACCACAATCTGCTTCCCGGCATTTTCCGGCCGTGCGCCAATCTGAAGGGCAGCCCGCACAGCTGCACCAGAAGAGATGCCGCACAGGATTCCTTCTTCTTTTGCCATCATCCGCGCGGTTTCGAACGCCTGAGCATTTGATATCGTGACAATTTCATCAATGATGCGGGTATTCAGCACCTTGGGAATAAAGCCCGCCCCTATCCCCTGAATCTTATGGGGACCGGGTGCACCGCCGGACAATACAGGAGAATCTGCCGGTTCAACGGCAACGGCCCTGAAGGACGGTTTGCGCTCTTTGATCACCTCGGAAACACCGGTAATAGTCCCTCCAGTCCCAACCCCTGCAACAAGAATATCAGCCGCACCACCGGTATCCCGCCAGATTTCTTCTGCAGTGGTTTTCCGGTGAATATCTGGATTTGCCGGGTTGCTGAACTGATCCGGCATGTAGGCATGCGCTGTCGCCGCAACAATCTCTCCGGCCCGCCTTATCGCACCCTTCATCCCCTCACTTCCCGGGGTCAGCACTATCTCTGCGCCGAGGTGCTTCAGGAGCTTTCTCCTCTCAATGCTCATGGTCTCCGGCATGGTCAGGATAAGCCGGTATTGTCTGGTTGCACATACAAAGGCAAGTGCAATGCCCGTATTGCCGCTGGTCGGCTCAACGATTACCGTATCGCTGTGTATCAGGCCCTCTGCTTCTGCAGATATGATCATGGACAACCCGATTCTGTCCTTTACGCTTCCGAGTGGGTTTCTGAACTCCAGTTTTGCCAGGATGGTTGCATCTGTATCCTTGGCAATCCTGTTCAGACGGACAAGCGGGGTAGCGCCTATCGTCTGTGCAATATCCAGAAAAATCTCAGACATGGCGATTTCTCCATTCTCTCATGCGGTTCCTGATACAGCATTATTGAGATGCGGAACCACGTGTTATTTGTATACCAGTTCGGGTTTTTTCATAAACACTTTTGTATCAGGCGGCACAGATTCGGTGAGCCATACATTGCCGCCGATCACAGAGCGTGCCCCGATCACTGCTTCGCCACCGAGTATGGTCACCCCGGCATAAATCACTACGTCATCTTCGATGGTTGGATGACGTTTTTGGCTCCTGAGACGTTCCACCGCGTCCTTGGGCAGCGAAAGGGCCCCGAGTGTCACTCCCTGATAGATCCTCACCCGGTTGCCAATGCTCGTCGTCTCCCCTATCACTACTCCGGTACCATGGTCGATAAAAAAACTTTCACCTATCCGTGCGCCCGGATGTATGTCAATTCCCGTCATACTGTGGGCATATTCTGTCATTATCCGGGGAATCAATGATACGCCCTGGTTGTGAAGCAGATGGGCTATCCGGTATACGGTAATCGCAAAAAGCCCCGGATAACTGAAAATGACTTCATCATAGCTCTTTGCTGCCGGATCCCCCTCGTGTGCAGCACGAATATCTTTTGCAAGGAGCCTTCTCAGCTGCGGAAGTTCCTTCAGGAAATTTGCGGTGATCTCCTGCCCACGCTCCTCACAGTTTACACAGACCATATCATGCCGGCGGCATTCATGACGCATTGCGAGGGTAATCTGGTCGGAAAGCCCTTCAAAAAAGTTGGTTATTTCCTGACCGAAAAAGTACGGGATATTGACTTTGTCGATGCGGATCTGTGAAAAATAGCCCGGGTAGAGAATCCGGCAGGCCATATGAATGATGCCGATGACTGCTTCTCTTGAAGGCAAAGGCTCCAGGTCCACATGATCAAAGCACTCCTCGGTATTGCATGAAAGTACAAGCTGACTGACAATATCAGGGATTTCTTCCCTGAATTTTTTTACTTTTTCCCTTTCTATTTTACATTGTTCAAGTTTTGACTCTTCCATGGCAGGCGTTTCCTCCCTGCAGTAGTAGTGTACACCTTCATAGGTGACGTAAATAAGAAATATATTTTTATTGTAGCGTATCCTGCACCCGTCCACAAGGGCACCCCGGCAGGATCTATGGTAAAACAGCTACTTATCATATCCCTGGCAAAGGTGTAGAATATATAATCTGGTACAGGAACTGAAAAGATGATTATTCTGGACGAGTTTGAGGGAAAGACGATCAGTCTTGATCTTTATGACGGCGAGCTATCTCACGTCCTGTCGCTCCTGGCAGATGCTGCCCGACAGGATGGATTTTTTCTCGTGGTTGATAAACAGATAAAAGGGAAAATCCAGGTACAAATGGATGAACCGTGGAACATCATTCTTATAGAAATACTGGCAGGTGTCAATTTCATGACAATGCTGGTCAATAACAAGATACTCATCTCTCTGATGGATGGCATACAGGAAGAACCTGCCGAACAGTAATGCCTGCCTGCAGATACACGCATGCTGCCTGATATTCAGTATGCGACAATCCCCGTCAGGGAATGTGTCACATACTGTGAGGCATTCTTTGTAGTTGCATATCCGGCATTCCGATGTCCGGTTACATATCACTGAGGGAACAGCCCAGGAGAAGCCTTACCCTGCAGTTTCCGTCTGAATCTACAGCTTTGAACTCTGAATATGTGATCGGGCCTCTGCAGTATGGTGTATGGCAGGTGAAATCGGTAAACAGTTCGATAGTATCTCCCTGAAGTATGTCAACCATATAATTGCGCTTCAGAATGGTGCAGTCATTATTGTTTTTTTTGTAACGAAGGTCGACCAAGGTAAGGTTTT from Nitrospirota bacterium includes the following:
- the epsC gene encoding serine O-acetyltransferase EpsC, coding for MEESKLEQCKIEREKVKKFREEIPDIVSQLVLSCNTEECFDHVDLEPLPSREAVIGIIHMACRILYPGYFSQIRIDKVNIPYFFGQEITNFFEGLSDQITLAMRHECRRHDMVCVNCEERGQEITANFLKELPQLRRLLAKDIRAAHEGDPAAKSYDEVIFSYPGLFAITVYRIAHLLHNQGVSLIPRIMTEYAHSMTGIDIHPGARIGESFFIDHGTGVVIGETTSIGNRVRIYQGVTLGALSLPKDAVERLRSQKRHPTIEDDVVIYAGVTILGGEAVIGARSVIGGNVWLTESVPPDTKVFMKKPELVYK
- the cysK gene encoding cysteine synthase A, which produces MSEIFLDIAQTIGATPLVRLNRIAKDTDATILAKLEFRNPLGSVKDRIGLSMIISAEAEGLIHSDTVIVEPTSGNTGIALAFVCATRQYRLILTMPETMSIERRKLLKHLGAEIVLTPGSEGMKGAIRRAGEIVAATAHAYMPDQFSNPANPDIHRKTTAEEIWRDTGGAADILVAGVGTGGTITGVSEVIKERKPSFRAVAVEPADSPVLSGGAPGPHKIQGIGAGFIPKVLNTRIIDEIVTISNAQAFETARMMAKEEGILCGISSGAAVRAALQIGARPENAGKQIVVILPSTGERYLSTDLFQD
- a CDS encoding sigma-70 family RNA polymerase sigma factor, which produces MKEGNMAMKDWDIFEEIIDLGKRRGVISYNEIHEAFPSEFASQDELEDLLALLSDMGVQVVESHDTVTENEEDDAVGEREGDEKTEDLVQAYFRSMGDISVLSKDEEGELARSIEQGKKILRETIASLPMYRRIKKDLEDWDHRDTYQTPEELADEALRKSLEVLDALMLEVRNTERLLGGNGDLQDVRRFVRGKRKTAAGGDKIKNIVKAFHDVRKRIETESGSRFEELKTTYERISRARALVDEAKNALITHNLRLVVNIAKHYLGRGLSLLDLIQEGNIGLMKAIDKFDYKRGFKFSTYATWWIRQSITRALIDQTKTIRVPVHVMELCNKITRTSKDLVTYLGREPSVEEIAERLEVPSRKIEEVFRAMQDPVALQTIIGDEDATLEDFIGDSNTPSPYADMEKNNITEQILEVLHTLTPREEEVIRMRFGIGAERDHTLEEVGRRLSITRERVRQIEAKAMRKLKHPNRLRNLKVLNAS